CCGTTCTCGCCACCTACGGCGAAACCGTCGTGCTCGCCACGGTCGTTTCCGCCAAGGCACCGAAGCCCGGTCAGGATTTCTTCCCCCTGACCGTGAACTATCAGGAAAAGACCTATGCCGCCGGCAAGATCCCCGGCGGCTATTTCAAGCGTGAAGGGCGCCCGAGCGAAAACGAGACGCTCGTCTCGCGCCTGATCGACCGGCCGATCCGCCCGCTCTTCCCGGACGGCTACAAGAACGACACCCAGGTGATCGTCACGGTCATGCAGCATGACCTCGAAAACAATCCCGATGTCGTTTCCATGGTTGCGGCCTCCGCGGCGCTGACGCTTTCCGGCATCCCCTTCATGGGACCGATCGGCGGTGCCCGCGTAGGCTACATCAACGGCGAGTATGTGCTGAACCCGCATCTCGACGAAATGGACGAATCCTCGCTGGATCTGGTCGTCGCCGGCACGCAGGAAGCCGTGCTGATGGTCGAGTCGGAGGCCAAGGAACTGCCGGAAGACGTCATGCTCGGCGCGGTCGTTTTCGGCCAGCAGGGCTTCCAGCCGGTCATCGACGCGATCATCAAGCTTGCCGAAGTCGCCGCCAAGGAGCCGCGCGAATTCGATCCGGAAGATCATTCCGCCCTCGAAAACGCCATGCTGGCAATCGCCGAGGACGAACTGCGCAACGCCTATAAGATCACCGAAAAGGCTGCCCGCTACGCCGCGGTCGACGCCGTCAAGGCCAAGGTCAAGGAGCACTTCCTGCCGGAAGGCATCGAGAACCCGGCCCATACGGCCGAGGAAATCGGCTCGGTCTTCAAGCACCTGCAGGCCAAGATCGTCCGCTGGAACATTCTCGACACCAAGAGCCGCATCGACGGCCGCGATCTCGAAACCGTTCGCCCGATCGTCTCTGAAGTCGGCCTTCTGCCGCGCACGCACGGTTCGGCGCTGTTCACCCGCGGTGAAACGCAGGCGATCGTCGTTGCCACGCTCGGCACAGGCGAAGACGAACAGTACGTCGATTCCTTGACTGGCATGTACAAAGAACGCTTCATGCTGCACTACAACTTCCCGCCCTTCTCGGTCGGCGAAACCGGTCGCATGGGCTCCCCGGGCCGCCGCGAAATCGGTCACGGCAAGCTCGCCTGGCGCGCTATTCGCCCGATGCTGCCGGAAGCCGAGCAGTTCCCTTACACGCTGCGCGTCGTTTCGGAGATCACCGAATCGAACGGCTCCTCCTCGATGGCAACCGTCTGCGGCACCTCGCTGGCACTGATGGATGCCGGCGTGCCGCTCGCCAAGCCGGTCGCCGGTATCGCCATGGGCCTGATCAAGGAAGATGAGCGCTTTGCGGTTCTCTCCGACATCCTCGGCGACGAAGACCACCTCGGCGACATGGACTTCAAGGTTGCGGGCACCGAAGCCGGCATCACCTCGCTGCAGATGGACATCAAGATCGAGGGCATCACCGAAGAGATCATGGGCATCGCGCTCAACCAGGCCAAGGGCGGCCGTCTCCACATCCTCGGCGAAATGGCCAAGGCCATATCCGAGAGCCGCGGCCAGCTCGGCGAATTCGCGCCGCGCATCGAAGTGATGAACATTCCGGTCGACAAGATCCGCGAAGTCATCGGCTCGGGCGGCAAGGTCATCCGCGAAATCGTCGAGAAGACCGGTGCCAAGATCAACATCGAGGACGACGGCACCGTCAAGATCGCTTCCTCTTCCGGCAAGGAGATCGAAGCGGCTCGCAAGTGGATCCACTCGATCGTCGCCGAACCGGAAGTCGGCCAGATCTATGAGGGAACGGTCGTCAAGACCGCCGATTTCGGCGCCTTCGTCAACTTCTTCGGCGCCCGCGACGGCCTCGTCCACATCTCGCAGCTCGCCTCCGAGCGCGTCGCCAAGACGACCGATGTCGTCAAGGAAGGCGACAAGGTCTGGGTCAAGCTGATGGGCTTCGACGAGCGCGGCAAGGTTCGCCTTTCCATGAAGGTCGTCGACCAGGCGACCGGCAAGGAAGTCGTCGCCGAGAAGGGCGAAAAGAAGGACGGCGGCGAAGCGGCTGAATAAGCCGGCTTCAGCCAGTTGAGACGGGGCGCGGAGCGGATGGCTCCGCGCCCCTTTCTTGTAAGACGAATGGAAACGACCCATGAGCCGCGACGCGCTGAAAACCCTGTTCCACCCCTTCGAAACCGGTATCATCGATCCGCCGGGGGAAGGCGAGCGTGTGCTCTTTCTCGGTGCCGAGGCGGGCTACAGGCTGCCCGAGGGCTTCGTGGCACCGATTTCCGCCGTGCAGCCCCTGCGGCCGCTCTATCGGGCCCTTGAGGCGATGCGGGCCGATGTGAGCCCTGTCGTTGCGGGCGAGGACTATGACGTCGCTCTGGTGCTCTGCGGCAAACACAAGGGCGAGAACGAGGACCGCATCGCCGAGGCGCTGAAGCGCACGCGCGAGGGCGCCCTCATCGTCGTTGCCGGCAGCAAGGAAGACGGCATCCAGTCGCTGAAGAAGCGCGTCGCCAAATTCGAATGGGATGGCGACCATCTGCCGAAGTACCACGGCGTCGCCTTCTGGTTCACGCGGCCGGAGGATGTGGCCGATGCCATCCAGAAACTCGCCAAGGCTCCGGTGCGGGTGGACGATGTCTTCGAGGCAGCACCAGGCATGTTCTCGCATGATCGCGTCGACGCCGGTTCGGAACTTCTCGCCTCGCGCCTGCCGAAGGATTTCACCGGCCATGCGGCCGACTTCGGCGCCGGCTGGGGTTATCTTTCCGTGATGCTGGCGCAGGCCTCCCCCGGGCTCAAGGGCATCGATCTGTTCGAGGCCGATCACGAGGCGCTGGAAGCGGCGCGCCGCAACGTGAAGGCGAACGCGCCGACAACCCCGGCGCGTTTCTACTGGCACGACCTGACCAGTGAGGAAACCCGCGACAAATACGACCTGATCGTCATGAATCCGCCCTTCCACGAGGGGCATGCCGCCGAGCCGGCGATCGGGTCAGCGATCATCAAGGCGGCGTTGAAGGCGCTAAAGCAGGGCGGCAGGCTCATGCTCGTCGCAAATCGCGGCCTGCCTTACGAGCAGGTCCTGGCAGAGAACGCCAAGGAGTATGGCGAGACCTGCCGCAATGCGCGCTTCAAGGTGCTCTGGGCGAAGCGCTGAACGGCGATACCTGAAGACGACCCTTTTCCCGGTCTCCGCCCCTCATCCGCCTGCCGGCACCTTCTCCCCGCAAGCGGGGCGAAGGGACTCGCCGCGAGCTCTCAGTTCCCTGTCCCCGGGTGCGGGGAGAGGTTAGTCCTCGGGTTAAACCCGAGGAGAGGGGCAATCTTCAAAGGTCCTGGTAAAGGCGCGAGCCTGGAGAGTGCGTCTACTCCGAGTCGGCGACGCGCAAGGTCTCGAGCGCCGGCATCGAGGTGATGTTGTAGCCGGAATCGACGTAGTGGATTTCGCCGGTGACGCCGCGGGAAAGGTCCGAAAGCAGGTAGAGGGCCGAACTGCCGACGTCCTCGATGGTGACGGTGCGGCGGAGCGGCGAGTTCTTCTGCTGCCAGGAAAGCATGGCACGGGCATCCGAAATGCCGGCGCCCGCCAGCGTGCGGATCGGGCCGGCCGAGATGGCGTTGACGCGGATGCCGCGCGCGCCGTAATCGGCGGCGAGATAGCGCACCGAGGCTTCGAGCGCCGCCTTGGCGACGCCCATGACGTTGTAGTTCGGCATCACCCGCACCGAGCCGCCATAGGTCAGCGTCAGCATCGTGCCGCCGTCGCTCATCAGTTCGGCGGCCCGCCTGGCGATCTCGGTGAAGGAGAAGCAGGAGATCACCATGGTGCGGCTGAAATTTTCCCGCGAGGTGTCCGCGTAGAGCCCCTTCAGTTCGCTCTTGTCGGAGAAGCCGATGGCGTGGACGATGAAGTCGAGCCTGCCCCAGCGCTCTTTGATGGTCTCGATGACGGTGTCGACGGAGGCGATGTCCTCGACGTCGCAGGGCAGCAGGAAGTCGGAATTCACCTCCGCGGCAAGCGGCTTGACACGCTTGCCGAGCGCCTCGCCCTGATAGGTGAAGGCCAGTTCGGCGCCCTGCGCAGCGAGTGATTTGGCGATCCCCCAGGCAATGGAGTGGTTGTTGGCCACACCCATGATGAGGCCGCGCTTTCCGTTCATCAGTCCGTTCATCTGGTTATCCGTTGTAGCGCTGGAAGACGAGCGTCGCATTGGTGCCGCCGAACCCGAAGGAGTTCGAGAGAACCGTGTCGATCTTGGCATTGTCGATGCGCTTGCGGACGATCGGCACGCCTTCGAACTCAGGGTCGAGCGTGGCGATATGGGCGCTTTCGCCGATGAACCCGGCCTGCATCATCAACAGGCCGTAGATCGATTCCTGCACGCCGGCGGCGCCCAGCGAATGGCCGGTCAGCGACTTGGTCGACTGGATGTGCGGGATCTTCTCGCCGAAGACCTCGCGGATGGCGCCGATTTCCTTCTGGTCGCCGACCGGCGTCGAGGTGCCGTGCGTGTTGATGTAGTCGACGTCGCCCTTCACCGTGGACAGCGCCTGGCGCATGCAGCGCACGGCGCCTTCGCCTGACGGGGCGACCATGTCGTAGCCGTCCGAGGTGGCGCCATAACCGACGATCTCGGCATAGATCTTGGCGCCGCGGGCCTTGGCGTGCTCCAGTTCCTCGAGCACGAGGACGCCGGCGCCGCCGGCGATCACGAAGCCGTCGCGGTCGACGTCATAGGCCCGCGAGGCCGACGACGGCGTATCGTTGTACTTGGAGGACATGGCGCCCATGGCGTCGAAGAGGTTCGACATGGTCCAGTCGAGGTCCTCGTGTCCGCCGGCGAACATCACGTCCTGCTTGCCCCACTGGATCATTTCCGCGGCATTGCCGATGCAATGCGCCGAGGTCGAGCAGGCCGACGAGATCGAGTAGTTGACGCCGTGGATCTGGAACCAGGTGGCGAGCGTCGCGGAGGCCGTCGAGGACATCGCCTTCGGCACCGCGAAGGGGCCGATGCGCTTCGGGCTGACGTTCTTGCGGGTGGTTTCGGCGGCCTCGACGATGGTGCGCGTCGAAGCGCCGCCGGAGCCCATGATGATGCCGGTGCGCTCGTTGGTGATGTCGGAGGCTTCGAGACCGGCATCGGCGATCGCCTGCTTCATCGCCACGTGGTTCCAGGCGCCGGCCTGCGACAGGAAGCGCATGGCGCGCCGGTCGACGAGATCGGTCGGGTCGAGCGTCGGCTGGCCCCAGACCTGGCACTTGAAGCCGTGCTCGGCGAAGTCCGGGGAAAACGTGATGCCAGACTTTGCTTCGCTGAGCGACGCGGTGACTTCGTCGGCATTGTTACCGATCGAGGAAACGATGCCGAGGCCCGTTACAACAACCCGTCTCATGGTAGATGACCTTTTGTTCGTTTGGATCCGTGCGGGGAGAGCGATGGCCCCGCAGCTCAGTCGGCCTTTTCCTGGAAAAGGCCGACTCTGAGGTCGGTAGCCTTGTAGATCACTTCGCCGTCGGCCTTCATCCAGCCGTCGGCAATGCCGAGGACCAGCCGGCCGCGCATCACCCGTTTGAAGTCGATGCCGTATTCGACGAGCTTGGTCTTCGGCGTCACCATGCCGGTGAACTTTACCTCGCCGGTCGAGAGGGCGCGGCCCTTGCCGGGCTCGCCGAGCCAGCCGAGGAAGAAGCCGGTCAGCTGCCACATGGCGTCGAGGCCGAGGCAGCCCGGCATGACAGGGTCGCCCATGAAGTGGCAGGGGAAGAACCAGAGGTCCGGGGTGATGTCGAACTCGGCCCGCACAAATCCCTTGTCGTGGGGGCCGCCGGTTTCGGAAATCTCGGTGATGCGGTTGAACATCAGCATCGGCGGCAGCGGCAGCTGCGCATTGCCGGAGCCAAACATTTCGCCTCGGCCGCAGGTCAGGATTTCCTCATAGCTGAAGCTGGATTGCCTGGTGGTCATGAATGGTTGCTTCCCCGATTTCTCAAGTGTTCTCCGACCTGCTTTAGAGCAAGTTCGGCCCGAATTGAAGCGCGGCCTGCATTGGTCGCCGCCGGTTGCAGTTTGTCACGTTCTTCCAAGTAGAGCGACATGCGGGTAGGAAAACCTGTCTCGCCGCTCCCTGTGGCGATAGCGTTCCGCCGTCGCTTACAGTATGAATGTGGCGTCTGCCAGAGTTAAATGCCAGCCTTCCCCCGCTTTAGGCCGATTTTCAGGCCCTTGCGGCCGCTTCCACGGTCGGAATCTATTGAAAGCCTCGGCGCCAGAAGTTATATCGCAAGCTGATACTCCATAAACTTGGCAGGAATATCGGAACGGCTCTGCATGACGAAAGCAATGGAAATCTCTTCGCAGGAGCGGCTGCGCAATTCGGGACTGCGCCCGACGCGCCAGCGGATCGCGCTCGCCGATCTGATTTTCGCCAAGGGCGACCGCCACCTGACGGTCGAGGAATTGCATGAAGAGGCGGTCGACGCCGGTGTCCCGGTATCGCTCGCGACCGTCTACAACACGCTGCACCAGTTCACCGAAGCCGGCATGATCCGCGTTCTCGCCGTCGAGAGCGCCAGGACCTATTTCGACACCAACGTCTCGGATCACCACCATTTCTTCATCGAGGGCCAGAACGAGGTCCTCGATATTCCGGTCAGCAACATACAGATCGGCAATCTCCCCGAGCCGCCGGAAGGCATGGAGATCTCCCATGTCGACGTCGTGGTCCGGCTGCGCCGCAAGTCGCAGCGCTAGCGCCGTGCGTCTGCTCTGACGCCCAAAGGAAAATGCTGCAGCACTTGATGCAGCAGCTACATCACCTCGTCCGGATCGCGGCCCGGACCCGCCTTGCCGGTCGGCAGCGTCCAGCCATATCGAAGTGCCCCGCCGCGCACCGCAAAGGCAGCAGCCACACCAAGCGCCGAACTCGCAACGAGCGGCAGGCCGATGAGCGCCGCCACGACGAAGGCACCGGCACCGACCATTGCGGCGGTGACGTAGATTTCCGGCCGGAGCAGCACCGAGGGTTCGCCGGCCAGGAGATCGCGCAGGATGCCGCCGAAGGTCGCGGTCAGCATGCCGGTGACGATCGCGACCGTCGGCGAGCCGGTCGCCGCCAGCCCCTTGGCCGCGCCCATCACGCAATAGGCCGAAAGCCCGACCGCATCGAGCCAGACGAGCAGCCGGTACCGCGATTCGAAGCGGTGCGAGGTCAGGAACACAAGAAGCCCGACCGCGGCGCACACGAGCACATAGGCCGGGTTCAGCACCCAGAAAACCGGCGTCGCACCCAGGATCACGTCGCGCATCGTCCCGCCGCCGATACCGGTGACGGAGGCGAGGAACAGGTAGCCGATGATGTCGAGCTGCTTGCGCGAGGCCGAAAGCGCGCCGGTCGCGGCGAACACGGCGATACCGCCATAGTCGAGAATTTCAAGAATCGGCATGTATGCTCCGGTGCAACTGCGTGGATCCGGGATCGACGCTCTAGGCGATCTTTAGCGCAACGCCGCGATTAAGTCAGGGGGCAGGCGGATGAGGGGCGTCACCGGTACCTTACGGCAGCAGCGTCTGCGTCCGGCCGAGCAGATAGTAGGCGAGAAGCCCGGTCCATTCCTTTGCGGCGGTCGTCGCCAGTTGCGCGTTGAGCGAGGGCTGGCTGAAATCGAAGCCAAGCCGCACCTTGCCGCTCGTCCGGTAGTCCGCCGGCCAGGGAACGACCGCGATGCCGTTGGCGCGGAAGAGGCCGACGGAGCGCGGCATATGATAGGCCGAGGTGACCAGCGCGCAGCGTTCAAGGCCGTTCGCTGCCAGCAGATCCTTGGTGTAGCGCGCGTTCTCGAAGGTCGTGCGAGAATCTTCCTCGCGGATCACCCGATCGGCGCCAATCCCGAACGCGTTGAAGAAGCCCTGCGAGGCGCGCGCATCGCCCTCATAGGCGCCGCTGATCGAGCCGTCGCCGCCCGAAACGAGAATGCGCGCCGCCGGATAGGCTTTGGCGAGCCGCACCGCCTCGACGAAGCGATCCGCCGCCTGGTTGAATTCCATGCCGCCGCGGCTCGCGATCACCACATTCTCGAAGGCGCCGCCGAGCACGATGATGCAGGCGATTTCCGCCGGCGGTGGCGAGGGGCGGGGAAACCGGTCCTCGAGCATCTGCAGGAAATAGGGACCGGTGGTGGTGAAGAGGCTGAGGAACAGGACGATCAGGCCAAGCGAGGCGAAGACGCCGCCGCTGCGGTGGAAACGGGCGAGTATGAGCAGCATGCCGACCAGGATGCTGAAGAAGGCTAAGGACAGTGGCTGGGCGATGAGCCAGAAGATCTTCGAGGCGAGGAACATGCAGATTGCTCTTCGGCTCGCTTGGTTAAAATTTTGTGAACTCCATCGTCAACGGCGAGTAGCGTGACGCGAGATCGCTCAATATCGTATCGCATGGAGTGTGGAGAGATTTTGGTGGAGCTAAGCGGGATCGAACCGCTGACCTCTTGCATGCCATGCAAGCGCTCTCCCAGCTGAGCTATAGCCCCATCAAGGGTCCGGCGGTGCCGGTTCCGGGAAACCGTCGGGCGTTGTGTCCGGCGAGTGGCGGCTTATTACTTCTGCTTTTGGCAGATGGCAAGCCGAAAATTGAGGGCCGGGGCGATTTTATTTTCTCTTCCGGCCGTCCGCCCGGCCGCCGCATGGTCTGGCGGCCGAAGCGGCTTTTATCTGTCTTTTGAAAGTCTTAGACGTCTTCGTCTTCGTCCGAGACGCCGATGAGGTCGCTCATGTCGTCGTCATCGTCCTCGTCGTCGGCCTCGAGGAAGGTGTCGTCGTCGTCGCCGTCGATCTCGACGTCGTCATCGCCGAGATCCGGCAGGTCGTCGCCGCCCGATGCCTCGTCGTCGGCGTCCTCGAGCGAAACGAGTTCGACCTCGGTATTCTCTGCATCGACTTCCTTGACGTCTTCCTCTTCCTCCTTCTCGAGCACCTTGGCGACGGAGCTCTCCTCGAAGAAGGACAGCGGATAGGACTTGCCGGTATAGGGGGAGACGATCGGTTCACGGTTCAGATCGTAGAATTTGCGCCCCGTTTCCGGGTCGATGCGCTTTGTTCCAAGTTCCGGTTTTGCCACAGTCAAAGCCTCTTGAATGGCCGGGCGAACCGGCTCTTGCCGGTCAAGCCGGCGGGTGGAAAGGTATCAAGCTGATGATGATGATTAGCCGGTCCCCATAATCGTCTTGCCGTCGTCTGTCAAAGACAAACTTCCGCGGCAAACCTCGCGGTCGGCCGAGGCGCATTTTCTTCCTGGGGGAGGATGACCCCTTTTGCGCTTTATGTTACGGAGCCCGCAACACTGGCGGCCCCTCGTTCCATGCCCAAGCAGGGCTTGATCCTTGCGCCGCCGCCGAGCCGGATTGTCAGAGGTAAACATCATGTCCCATGGCCTGAGCCCGCGGCCCGCCACCGCAAAGAAGTCCGCCGATCTCAAGGGCACGGTCCGCATTCCCGGCGACAAGTCGATCTCGCACCGCTCCTTCATGTTCGGCGGCCTTGCCTCCGGCGAGACGCGCATCACCGGTCTTCTCGAGGGGGAGGACGTCATCAACACCGGCAAGGCGATGCAGGCGATGGGCGCCAAGATCCGCAAGGAGGGCGACACCTGGATCATCAACGGCGTCGGCAACGGCGCGCTGCTGGCGCCCGAAGCACCGCTCGATTTCGGCAATGCCGGCACCGGCTGCCGGCTGACCATGGGTCTGGTCGGCGTCTACGATTTCGATTCCACCTTCATCGGCGATGCCTCGCTGACCAAGAGGCCGATGGGCCGCGTGCTCGATCCACTGCGCGAGATGGGCGTCCAGGTGAAGTCGGCCGAAGGCGACCGGCTGCCGGTGACGCTGCGCGGGCCGAAGACGCCGAACCCGATCACCTATCGCGTGCCGATGGCATCCGCCCAGGTGAAATCCGCCGTGCTGCTCGCCGGCCTCAACACGCCCGGCATCACCACCGTCATCGAGCCGGTGATGACCCGCGACCACACGGAAAAGATGCTGCAGGGCTTCGGCGCCAATCTGAGCGTTGAAACCGATACCGCAGGCGTCCGCACCATCCGCCTCG
This DNA window, taken from Sinorhizobium fredii NGR234, encodes the following:
- the pnp gene encoding polyribonucleotide nucleotidyltransferase, which translates into the protein MFETHKVEIEWAGRPLKLETGKIARQADGAVLATYGETVVLATVVSAKAPKPGQDFFPLTVNYQEKTYAAGKIPGGYFKREGRPSENETLVSRLIDRPIRPLFPDGYKNDTQVIVTVMQHDLENNPDVVSMVAASAALTLSGIPFMGPIGGARVGYINGEYVLNPHLDEMDESSLDLVVAGTQEAVLMVESEAKELPEDVMLGAVVFGQQGFQPVIDAIIKLAEVAAKEPREFDPEDHSALENAMLAIAEDELRNAYKITEKAARYAAVDAVKAKVKEHFLPEGIENPAHTAEEIGSVFKHLQAKIVRWNILDTKSRIDGRDLETVRPIVSEVGLLPRTHGSALFTRGETQAIVVATLGTGEDEQYVDSLTGMYKERFMLHYNFPPFSVGETGRMGSPGRREIGHGKLAWRAIRPMLPEAEQFPYTLRVVSEITESNGSSSMATVCGTSLALMDAGVPLAKPVAGIAMGLIKEDERFAVLSDILGDEDHLGDMDFKVAGTEAGITSLQMDIKIEGITEEIMGIALNQAKGGRLHILGEMAKAISESRGQLGEFAPRIEVMNIPVDKIREVIGSGGKVIREIVEKTGAKINIEDDGTVKIASSSGKEIEAARKWIHSIVAEPEVGQIYEGTVVKTADFGAFVNFFGARDGLVHISQLASERVAKTTDVVKEGDKVWVKLMGFDERGKVRLSMKVVDQATGKEVVAEKGEKKDGGEAAE
- a CDS encoding class I SAM-dependent methyltransferase; amino-acid sequence: MSRDALKTLFHPFETGIIDPPGEGERVLFLGAEAGYRLPEGFVAPISAVQPLRPLYRALEAMRADVSPVVAGEDYDVALVLCGKHKGENEDRIAEALKRTREGALIVVAGSKEDGIQSLKKRVAKFEWDGDHLPKYHGVAFWFTRPEDVADAIQKLAKAPVRVDDVFEAAPGMFSHDRVDAGSELLASRLPKDFTGHAADFGAGWGYLSVMLAQASPGLKGIDLFEADHEALEAARRNVKANAPTTPARFYWHDLTSEETRDKYDLIVMNPPFHEGHAAEPAIGSAIIKAALKALKQGGRLMLVANRGLPYEQVLAENAKEYGETCRNARFKVLWAKR
- the fabI gene encoding enoyl-ACP reductase FabI, whose translation is MNGLMNGKRGLIMGVANNHSIAWGIAKSLAAQGAELAFTYQGEALGKRVKPLAAEVNSDFLLPCDVEDIASVDTVIETIKERWGRLDFIVHAIGFSDKSELKGLYADTSRENFSRTMVISCFSFTEIARRAAELMSDGGTMLTLTYGGSVRVMPNYNVMGVAKAALEASVRYLAADYGARGIRVNAISAGPIRTLAGAGISDARAMLSWQQKNSPLRRTVTIEDVGSSALYLLSDLSRGVTGEIHYVDSGYNITSMPALETLRVADSE
- the fabB gene encoding beta-ketoacyl-ACP synthase I codes for the protein MRRVVVTGLGIVSSIGNNADEVTASLSEAKSGITFSPDFAEHGFKCQVWGQPTLDPTDLVDRRAMRFLSQAGAWNHVAMKQAIADAGLEASDITNERTGIIMGSGGASTRTIVEAAETTRKNVSPKRIGPFAVPKAMSSTASATLATWFQIHGVNYSISSACSTSAHCIGNAAEMIQWGKQDVMFAGGHEDLDWTMSNLFDAMGAMSSKYNDTPSSASRAYDVDRDGFVIAGGAGVLVLEELEHAKARGAKIYAEIVGYGATSDGYDMVAPSGEGAVRCMRQALSTVKGDVDYINTHGTSTPVGDQKEIGAIREVFGEKIPHIQSTKSLTGHSLGAAGVQESIYGLLMMQAGFIGESAHIATLDPEFEGVPIVRKRIDNAKIDTVLSNSFGFGGTNATLVFQRYNG
- the fabA gene encoding 3-hydroxyacyl-[acyl-carrier-protein] dehydratase FabA, with amino-acid sequence MTTRQSSFSYEEILTCGRGEMFGSGNAQLPLPPMLMFNRITEISETGGPHDKGFVRAEFDITPDLWFFPCHFMGDPVMPGCLGLDAMWQLTGFFLGWLGEPGKGRALSTGEVKFTGMVTPKTKLVEYGIDFKRVMRGRLVLGIADGWMKADGEVIYKATDLRVGLFQEKAD
- the irrA gene encoding iron response transcriptional regulator IrrA; this translates as MTKAMEISSQERLRNSGLRPTRQRIALADLIFAKGDRHLTVEELHEEAVDAGVPVSLATVYNTLHQFTEAGMIRVLAVESARTYFDTNVSDHHHFFIEGQNEVLDIPVSNIQIGNLPEPPEGMEISHVDVVVRLRRKSQR
- a CDS encoding trimeric intracellular cation channel family protein, whose protein sequence is MPILEILDYGGIAVFAATGALSASRKQLDIIGYLFLASVTGIGGGTMRDVILGATPVFWVLNPAYVLVCAAVGLLVFLTSHRFESRYRLLVWLDAVGLSAYCVMGAAKGLAATGSPTVAIVTGMLTATFGGILRDLLAGEPSVLLRPEIYVTAAMVGAGAFVVAALIGLPLVASSALGVAAAFAVRGGALRYGWTLPTGKAGPGRDPDEVM
- a CDS encoding YdcF family protein, coding for MFLASKIFWLIAQPLSLAFFSILVGMLLILARFHRSGGVFASLGLIVLFLSLFTTTGPYFLQMLEDRFPRPSPPPAEIACIIVLGGAFENVVIASRGGMEFNQAADRFVEAVRLAKAYPAARILVSGGDGSISGAYEGDARASQGFFNAFGIGADRVIREEDSRTTFENARYTKDLLAANGLERCALVTSAYHMPRSVGLFRANGIAVVPWPADYRTSGKVRLGFDFSQPSLNAQLATTAAKEWTGLLAYYLLGRTQTLLP
- a CDS encoding TIGR02300 family protein, whose translation is MAKPELGTKRIDPETGRKFYDLNREPIVSPYTGKSYPLSFFEESSVAKVLEKEEEEDVKEVDAENTEVELVSLEDADDEASGGDDLPDLGDDDVEIDGDDDDTFLEADDEDDDDDMSDLIGVSDEDEDV
- the aroA gene encoding 3-phosphoshikimate 1-carboxyvinyltransferase; the protein is MSHGLSPRPATAKKSADLKGTVRIPGDKSISHRSFMFGGLASGETRITGLLEGEDVINTGKAMQAMGAKIRKEGDTWIINGVGNGALLAPEAPLDFGNAGTGCRLTMGLVGVYDFDSTFIGDASLTKRPMGRVLDPLREMGVQVKSAEGDRLPVTLRGPKTPNPITYRVPMASAQVKSAVLLAGLNTPGITTVIEPVMTRDHTEKMLQGFGANLSVETDTAGVRTIRLEGRGKLTGQVIDVPGDPSSTAFPLVAALLVPGSDVTILNVLMNPTRTGLILTLQEMGANIEVMNPRLAGGEDVADLRVRYSELKGVTVPEERAPSMIDEYPVLAVAAAFAEGATVMNGLDELRVKESDRLSAVADGLKLNGVDCDEGEASLVVRGRPGGKGLGNAAGGQVKTHLDHRIAMSFLVLGLASEHPVTVDDATMIATSFPEFMDLMTGLGATIE